In the Budorcas taxicolor isolate Tak-1 chromosome 1, Takin1.1, whole genome shotgun sequence genome, GGAAACATTGGAAGGAGAAATTAATGTCAGAAAATGATCAGGTATGGGGTTGGAGGGGTGTGTGTTCTGACTGGTGGTTGAGGATGACATGATGAGAATGGTGACTGAATTGGCTGTTTGTACACTGGGTGACTGGACCGTTCAGTATTGGTGGTCACGTGAGGATAGTGGATTGCCGTCGTTGCCTAAAGATCAAGAGAACCATTGCTGAAGATGACCTGTTATCCTTGAATAGGACCTCCTCTTGGCATTTTGGTAAGAAGCGTAGCTGGCTCCCAAGTGCTTATCTCACTGGAGTCACCTGCCGCGGAGACTAGGTGGCTGTGTGGAGAGGTGCAGTGGAGAGGCCTGGAGCAGCTTGGAGGGATAGAGCCTAGAGCAGAGGCCTCTGGTTATACGTACACTGGGtgtttttttattcctttaaattcTTGTACGGCTTAATTGTGAGTGTTTATAAATCTTCTATGTAAATTCTAGCTTTGTAGTAGCTCACCAGTTCTGACTGGAGTGCGTCTCCTTGCTGAACTTTGCTTTTCCCCTCAGTCCCTTTGGCTTAAAATTATTCTCCATGGGTAAAATGAGGAGATTGGTTGTAATGAATATTCACAATCGCTTCCCACTCCTATTGTTTCTGGTTCCAAGAAATGCATTTAGCATATGGAGTTTTATAAAAATCAGCACTTGAAAAAAGTGGTTGACCTTTTGAAACATTTAGTAaagatcttttccttttttttaggtTAGGGGAATCTATGTAAATCAAGAAAGCTTAAATTCTGTTTTAGgtgttcatatttttaatattctgagtAATGAATTCATTCTCTATACTTCCTCTTAAATagcagtactttttttttcccctatggacagagaagcttaatATTAAATTTGTGCCTCCTGAGGCTAGAACTGGACTGCTATCTTTTGAGGAGAACCAGAGAATTAAGAAACTccatgaagaaaacaaacagtTCCTGTGTATACCAAGGAGGTGAGTTGAGTAAAAATGTAGGATATTAAAAGGCATAATGAAACCACTGAATGTAAAATTCTTTATTTGGTGTTcacttttttctgctttcttttctcaaCTGCCGTTATTAAATCCAGTTATCCTATTCTATTTTGGTAActcatgtgggtttttttttttttttaatgattgtttCAGACCAAAGTGGGACCAAAAAACTAGCCCAGAAGAACTCAAACAGGCAGAGAAAGATAACTTTCTAGAATGGAGACGTCAGCTTGTCCGGTGAGTGTTCACCTCCATGAagaattttcttgaaattttgaGTTAGGCATGTTGGTGTGCTTGCAttgctgtttgtatttttaaggctttgttcttttaaagagaaaaggtaGATTTCATCTTAAAAGTGCAAATAGGTGTGTGTGCAAGCCACATTGCTTTGTGCATGTGTTTCCTTGCACAAAGGTTGTGAGTTCATTGCTGCATTCCTggccttttctccttttcatgtCCTTCTCCCGCCGTTTGTCACTCTGGAGTTAATCACTGCTCCCTGGAGTCTTCTTCCAACGTGATGCATAAACCTCTAGGACTTAAAAACTTAagtagaaaatttaaattatataaagtcAACAGAAAGGatataaaaatcatttgacaatTAATATTTGTgtgcttattttttaatgcaatgaATTTGAGTATTTATATTACTTGAAACCTAACTATCAAAATCTAGCAGAAATATAAACTTCTCATTCTAAAACCAGGTTGGAAGAGGAACAAAACCTGATATTGACACCATTTGAAAGAAATTTGGACTTTTGGCGCCAACTCTGGAGGGTGATTGAGAGAAGGTAGATTACCATTTTCTTCGGGTGTAAGGaggatgtggtggtggtggtacatTAGATTTGCATGTTATGTATGTTTGTGAGCCCAGGGAGGGGTTAAGGAAACAGGATCAAGCTATACAAAGGGCTACTGAGAATTATTATGAAAATTGGAACTGTGATactacatttcttttaaaatataagggGGGGTTTGTTATTAATAAACACATTGATAAACTTAAAATAATGGTTATTGTTTTCTGTAAGATGAGTTGTGAAGCACCTATAGTTATTTCAGCAAATGTATACAAATTCATACTAGTAACATGGAAAATATAGGTGTGAAAAAGGATTGGTGTCTGCTTGCAGAGAGCAAATGTGATTTGGGGAGAGGTCAAACACCAGGGACACACAGATAGATGAAATGCAATCCTTGCACTAAGTTGACGAAATACTAGTAAAATACAAGGTGGAGTGTGAGTCCGGCTGTGTTACAGATGGAAGGATCACGGGCCAAGTCAGAGCAGAAGGAACAGTTAGTAGTATTGGGGGAATTTAGGAGTGATTTGTTTCAGCTGggatttgaaaagaagagaatgacttTGATAAGTTGAGAATGGGAGATTTTCGATCATTGCCATGTCCTGATTGTTAGAAACTGATGAATCAACTTTCTTCAATCTCATTCTTCGTTATTGCtaaagggtttttatttttgtcaaaagAGTGTATGAATTATTTACAAGGACCCCTTAAATTAACCTTATATTTGAAATGATGCTTTTAACAATAAGCCTTCAgggggcaggggtgtgtgtgtttaatctATAAAATACACTCAGTAAGAATGTTAGGAAACAGGATGCTTTCACTGGGATTCTTGGGAAAGAATATTAGCACATTTAGCATTATTACCAAGAAAAAGGACTTGTATTAAATTTGTAAAAGtcacttacatttctttttagggtgatgaaaatgctctGAAATTAGTGGTGATAGTTATACAACTTTGTGGCTTATTAAAAACCACTaaattgtatacttttaaaaggatgaattttatgATAACATgaattatctctttttctttaaagtcaCTTGCATGCCTCCAACCCGTCTTGCTCCCTTGGGTAGAGAGGGTCATTGGGCTGGGATGTGAGGAGGTGAGAATATTATGGCAAATCTCTAAGCCTGAAGGAAGGGGAAGGTTGCTGCTAATTGCCAGGCTCCATGCAGACCTCTTAGATTGACCTAGGTTTGAATGGGGCTTAGGAAGACCCATTATGGTTCTTTTGGGGACTGGCGTGGACTGATCTCTCCTTCATGCAGTTAGGATGTATATTGCTGAAAATGCCCTTATTTCCAAAGAGAATTGGTAACAATGTGGAATATTGAAACTTCTACCTTGAAGGAATGCCCCTATCTGCACActcttagtttattttttaattctagattttctcctattttgtctgtctttttccacatttctttttttccctatttattCTGGTTTCTGACTTTTGTGTAAGAGGCTCTCCACAGGTATCAAGTGATGTTTGCCATCTGTTcgtatttaagaaaacaaagtgtTACAAAGCTGATTGACAGGACTTCTGTTTGGGTGATTTTGCCACCAGGTGAACTTCTCTGTATGGTGACTGAGCAGagatcagttttattttgttgggATACCCTAAGATGTTAGTATCTGTGGGTGTTTTCCCTAGGATCAGTCAGTTTCTTAAAGAGAAGCATGATCGTCTGCCAGGAACGGGGTAAAGGTGATAATATACTACACGGTGGCTGGGCCTTTCCACCATTTGGGCTATATGTAGACTTATGTTAATCCTCTTCTCTTCAGTGTGGCATCTCTTTCCCACCTTCTCCTATGCTTGAGGTCTTAGCTCTGGAGCCTCTCAGGTTCGTCTTCTCCACAATAAAGCCTGGCTTCTGCCATTGGGATAGGGGGCTGAGGGGCTGTGGGGTGAGGTGTGGCTGCCTGGCTGAATGGAACAAGGGAATGGACCTAATCACTCCCTGTTCAGAGTGGTTTTAGCCCCACACCTTGCCCTTGTCTCAAAAGCTGCATCTGATGCTTCTGATCCTGAGCTTTCTTGGAACTCTGGAGTGTGAACAGGCCTGCTTCTCATTGACTAACTTTCTGAGTTGCTCTTTTTGTCCTAATGAGTTCCAgcctttactttcatttttgtagGTTTTAAGAGGGAACAAAGGTAACCATATGAATTCTTCCGTGTTTAACAGGAAGGCCCTTATTTTTTATGCCCCTAAATAAGCTGTTTATTTCCCCAGACTAAGCCTGGACCTGTTGAAACTTGTAGCTTCAACTGGATTACAGCATCACTTGTTCTGTAGCTTCAACTGGATTACAGCATCACTTGTTCTGTTGCTGTATCACATGGAAGTGGATCTGAATTACATAAAAATACCAATAAAGTGGCTCCTGCCATGTCTCTTTAACAGGAAACATTTATTGATATGTTCTGTAAAACAGCAGATGTCTCCTGTTTGGTAACAGGCTAGCTATGTCATCTGCCTCTTTAAGTTCAAGAATAGTTATCAGAAAGGATTTGGTGTATGACATTTCATTGAAATGCAGGAAACTGCTGAGGCACGGAGGGAAGCAGAATGCTGCTTCCAGTCAGACAGGGCGTTTCCATTGCGTTGCATCAGCCCTTCCCAGCACATAACCGGCACTTTGCCCTGCATCTTAATTCAGTACACGAAGCAAGCCATCTTACACTTTGTCTTCTTACTGGTGTGTCTAAGCTGGTTATTCTTTCTGCCTGTTTGGGAGGTAGCCATAATGTTTATGGACTTTGGTTCATTAGACTTTGTCTGTTTTTTGCAGTCATTTTTGCATTTACTGTTAAATCCTTACAGTTGGAAAGCAGTGGATATTACCTTAAAGGAAATACTAGGACCCACTTAACTAGAGAACTTTTTGAGCATCTTGTCGGAAATTAGCAAGGCTATGAGTTCCTTTACTCACAAGATTATGCTGGAAATTTATTCTGAAGGAAAATGCAAACCCAGATTTGTCAAAAGCTCTGCCCTGATTGGTAGCCTTGATTTAACACATTTCCTTGGTGTTCAGCATAGTTTCATAGGAGTTACTTGAGGAAGAGCGAACCAGACATGGATTGGGATGACTACTAGAAGGTACTGGCACATGGCAGCTTGTTCCCTCCCAGCGGTGGTCACAGTGTCCTAGCCGCAGAGGCTGAGGGCAGGGAGGATCCTACCGGAGAAGTGCAGTATTTATTCATACAGTGCTGGCCTGCTGGTCCCCGCTACCTTTGTGAGGAATTTGAGGGACTTGCTGTCTGTGCAGAAAGTTTTTACATTGCTCCATCATCTTCTGTGTGATGAAGGGGGTTGGATTCATCATTTCCTGCTTCACTGTGGCAACTTAAGTTGATACTTCGCTGTTTTGAATTTTTGGATTTAAGCACATTCTTGAAACTGGTGGGTGATGATTTGCTAGACGTCAGAAGGGTTTCAGTGAGGTTTATAGTGGCAGCTGTGATCAGGTGATGTATTAGGGCTTTTTGAGGCCTTGCTTAACACAAGTGTAGACTGGGTGCTGAGTATACAGTAGACCTCACCTTGGGTTGAAGTCTTTGGAATAACTCTAATGTTTCCAGGAGAGATGACTAGAAGGTATAGTTTAAAATTATAGCATTTTGAGAGCAGGAAAATGTTACTATTACAGCATGATCTCTGGTCCAGAGTGCTTGAGTTCCCCTTCAAGCTCCATCACTTAGTACCTTGTGACTTTGAATGGACCACTTAGCTGTTCCAAGCTTGTTTCTTCACATATAAACTGGGGATAATTGTGCCCATTGAAAGTTAACTATATCGGTGCCTAACATATGGAGAATGTTTGCTCTCAATACTGTTTCCTTTCACTTCACAGTGATTGGCGTGTCTCACATTTGTTTTTCAGTGATATCGTGGTCCAGATAGTAGATGCTCGAAATCCGCTCCTGTTTAGGTGTGAGGATTTGGTAAGTAAAACGTGACAAGATTCAAACTTAAGAGGCCTTGGAGCAGCAGTGGGAGGACAGTGTCACTGGCAGCAGCACCTCTGGGCCAGCCTTTGCACCCTGTCAGGTCCCCCACTCCTTCCAAGGCCAGGAGCTTGCATAGTGGTACCCTTTAGACAGATGTTTTCTTCAGACAATTGTTTCCATCTGCAGGAACACACAAACACTCGAACTTTCTAGATTTTAGTTTAGAAGCCACTTTGGTCAGAGGATTTGCCaatgtttctcatttttgaaGAGACAGTAAATGAAGTAGCATTTTGCTGATTTTGGCATATGCCTAGTCCCTTCATCCCACTAAGCTTTCTCTTCTCACACCATAGTTACTACCTTCTGTGGTATTCAACAAATGATCTAAGTTTGTAAAATACTGCAGGGGTCATCATTAAGGTGTGAGGATCACTAGAAATGAGGCGATACAGGCTTTGAATTAATAAGACTGAACACACGTGAAGTATTCCTGCTTCCGTTTGAGGACCATAGTAgaaccattattttaaaatttactggtgAATAGCAAAATTCAAAATAGGGAAACTCTTACTAATTCAGCTTTCAATATTTTTGGGGTATTTCCTAATGGAAAGCTATGTTTGGGAGTTAATTTAATCACTGagtcttattttccttttagacttcaaaaatattttttgtaataaATGGTAAGATTATTATTGGCTGTCATCATTTGGCTTGAAAATAGTTCTTGCTGACTGACAAATCAGcagttctttatttttgcttaaaagaAACTGTATAAAGAAATGAGAAACCCTTTAGTTTCTTATCTGAAAAGTTTGTAAGTATATGTGACCTAACTTCTTTTCAAAGCCTGCTGAAAGGATCCATAGAATGTACCatgattaaaaatcttttatattaGGACTGTTTTAAAACTGGGACAGTAAGACCTTTTAGTAATAGCTACTGGGGGAAGGGGGTCTTCAGTATAATTAGCCAAATTTTTCCccatttggagaaatatctgagtATCTTTGTCTTGCCCAGGAATGTTATGTGAAAACCATTGATGACAACAAGGAGAATGTTATTCTAATAAATAAGGCAGACTTGTTGACTGCCGAGCAGCGGAGTGCCTGGGCTGAATTCTtcgaaaaagaaaatgtgaaggtCATTTTCTGGTCAGCTTTGGCTGAAGCCATTCAACTGATGGGTAACTCTAAGGTAACTGGGGACTTCTTCAGGTTGGGCTTCAGGGAGGAAGATTTTGGTTTATTAAGTgcgctttgtttattttttcttattgttgattTGTGGGGCTTTATTTATATAGggtagtcggacacgactgagcgacttcactttcactttccctttcctgcattggagaaggaaatggcaacccactccagtgttcttgcctggagaatcccagggatggagaggcctggtgggctgccgtctatggggttgcacagagtcggacacgactgaagcgacttagcagcagcagtagggtagTATGATGACTTACAGACAAGTGAGTTGCAAAGTTGCTTTCTCTGAAgacacataatttttttaaatgctaggcAGAAAGTTGTATAGGACGTTTCCTAATGACTTTACAGTTGCTTTTACGAGAAGTCAAAACCAAAattcagatacaactgaatgTAATAACTTCTCTGGACTCAACTAGAATCTCTTTTGACTttgttttgaaaacaaagaaatgaggtAATACTAAATTAAGAAACACCATGTGTTTTAACCCAGTTTTGATAGAAACAGTTTAAGagttattttctaataaaaattcatGATAACCAGCTATGGAAAGAACTTAGCAATAGCATCTTAGAGCTGAAAGAGACTTAAAGTCATAGCTTTTCCTGTCCACCTCCTTTTGTCTCACCTCTGTTTATCAGCCATTGCCGACTAGTTGGTGGTCTGAGCTGGGTGCTCTGAATACAACCCCTTCTTGTTGGTGAGCTCACAAGTTAGTGAGCTCTATCTCTGTGAAGGACTTCTTCCTCTACCCCCCTGGCAGACAGTCACATACTCTCTGGGGCCATACATACCAGATGTCTCGTTCTTTTTCTCTCCAGGGTGAAAGTTCTTCATTCAGTCCAGTGAGGCTCAGCGCTCCTAACTTTGATCTAAGGCCTCGTACTTTCTCCCTGTGTTCTGTCTTCTGCAGAAGATACATTTCTCTGCTCTGCTGCTCCTTACAGACCTGTCCTGCAGTGCGCTCCTCACCCTAGGGCCTCTCTGCCTGAGTCAGGAGAGCACCTAAAATGGGTGGCCACTGATCCAGTATGGTCTTTCAGGTGTGGTTTGCCCAGGACATGTGTTCTTATTTCTTGTGGTCAGGATACTCCCAGGAATTCAGAGTTCTTGTTAATTCACCTCCTTTGAAAGGAGCTTATGCTTTTGGCTCATTAAACCTATGTACAACCATATCCCTcaaatattggattggccaaaaagtttgttctgaTTGTCCTGTACTACCTTAAGGGAAAAACCcatatgaactttttggccaactcagtatttAAAAGAGAAGATTTTACCAAGCAGAGCTCATCTATCTTTACATGTGGGGAAAGTTGCTCACTTTATTTTTAGCTCAGCTTAGGACATGTTCCTCTTAAATATTAGTGGTTTGCAGACAAGGTAGAATTTATTTCGGATGTgtcatttgcttttctcttcttccagCGTTGAATCATCTGCAGATTTTGTGTTGGCCCCTCTGTGTATTCTTAATGTTCATTGATAACGCTGTTGAGTAGTCTGGGGCCAAGGACAGAGTTCGGCGACCTTTTGTGGACTTAATAAGCACAGGTGTACCAAGCATTTAAGATGTATTTGAAAGGCTATAAAAGTAGTTATTGTGCTATTACTGTTGTTAATAAAAGCTAATCCACAGAAAACCTGTTCTTAGCAGGCGCTGCTATTCTGAATGCTTGCTGtgttttatttcatcttctcCAGAAAGAGTGTAACTGCTTGTAATCCTTGGGCAGTGTGGCTTCATAGTCTGTCCTCTTcaccatggcttctcttgtttcaaatCCTTCCTGGAAGTTAGTGTCTAGTTGCGGTGCTGAAGAATTGTTTATCAATATATCACTCAGCCCTGATGCACCAACCCAGTGGCCCTGTTGAAAATGGGAAAAGGATCAGTTTTTACATCTGTGGTATTCCCTGAACTGACAACCAAGGAGTAGATTCCCAAGGGAAATGGGATTTGTTTGCAGGATCTGTTCTCAGGTAATCTTTGCTGCCTCCTGTTGCTGACTGTCAGCTAACTTGGGGAATTGTTTCCCTGTCAGACTGGATTACCAGTGCTTGGTTTATGGAagatattcttttttcctttttaaaagttgaaccgtatttatttgggctccaaaatcactgcagatggtgactgcagccatgaaattaaaagacgcttactccttggaagaaaagttatgaccaacctagatagtacattcaaaagcagagacattactttgccgactaaggtccatctagtcaaggctatggtttttcctgtggtcatgtatggatgtgagagttggactgtgaagaaggctgagcgccgaagaactgatgcttttgaactgtggtgtcggagaagactcttgacagtcccttggactgcaaggagatccaaccagtccattctgaaggagatcaaccctgggatttctttggaaggaatgatgctaaagctgaagctccagtactttggccacctcatgtgaagagttgactcattggaaaagactgatggtgggagggattgggggcgggaggagaaggggacaacccaggatgggatggctggatggcatcactgactcgatggacgtgagtctgagtgaactctgggagttggtgatggacagggagacctggtgtgctgcgattcatggggtcgcaaagagtgggacacgactgagcgactgaactgaactgaagtcttctGAAATCTCTGTTCATGATCTTCCACGTTGTTACCAGCTGCTGTTGTGATATCGTATCTAATCACATCTGTCATTTGAATGTCAAGCATGAActtattaaaaatagatattcaCTATTTTTTCACCTATTTGAAGTTTAGTTCTTTCTCCATggttgtttggagaaggaaatggcaacccactccagtattcttgcctggagaatcccagggacagaggagcctggtgggctgccatctatggggtcgcacagagtcggacactactaaagcgacttagcagcagcagcagccaccatgGTTGTTTaaccattcttctttttttttttaatgggacttttttttaaattgagtacTTTTGATTTCTCGGCCATTTGTTAAATTGCACTGTGTTCCCCGAAAGATggacttttcccttctttctttcctttttttttttggtgtgtgtgtagcagagttttattaaagtgaaaaagggacagataaagcttctgacatagacatcagaagggggtggAGAGTGCCTCGCTctctagtcttagcaagggagctgTATATACCTTTTCAATTggtcccttttttcttttaatttttgatgtAACTACCGCAAAGTCCTTTTCTTGCCTGTATCATTTTTCCTGAACCTGAACTGCTTCAAGCCTTAGTTTTCCTAGTACATACCCACGTTCAGTTCACATTCTTATGTTCTGCCTCTTTCATACTCTTAAGTGATTCGGAATAGCACACAGTGACTTCTTGACATTCATTATAGAAATTGCTTCCAACTCCAAGTTTCTTTTTGAGTCGCCTGAAATGACAGTGAAATCATGCCTCTTCTCGCTGACTGTTTCTCTTCCCTAAAATGTAGGGTACCTGTTTAACTGAGTCCATCATGCCCTCTCCTGCAGATTATTTGGAAATGACAGGTTTGCATCATTTCTAAATCTAAATCAATTCACCCTTATTGATAAGAATTAGTAATACTGTAAATTgttgtatttctgctttagtatccataagaattcagaatgattgttaagttgctaagtcatgtccagttctttgtggtctcatggactgcagcatgccagccttctgTGTCCTTTAATATCtcccggactttgctcaaatttatgtccattgagtcgataatgccatccaaccgtcttatcctctgtcgtccccttctcctgccttctatctttcccagcatcaaggtcttttccactgtgtcagttcttcatatcaggtggccaaggcgagtttcagcttcagcatcagtccttccaatgaatatttaggactgatttccttgaggattgactggtttgatcttgccgtccaggggactctcaagagtcttctccagcaccacaattcgaaagcgtcagttctttgatgctcagccttctttatggtttaactctcacatccatacatgactactgggaaaaaaacatagctttgactgtacagacttttgtcggcaaagtaatgtctctgctttttaatatgctgtctaggttggtcatagcttttgtctCAAGGAGCAGGTATCTttgaattttatggctgcagtcaccgtccacagttactttggaacccaggaaaataaagtctgtcgctgtttacatttttccctatctatttgccatgaagtgatgggatcagatcacatgatcttagtttttgaatgttgagttttaagccagttttttcactcttctcttttaccctcatcaagaagctcttcagttcctcttcactttctgtgattgaagtggtatcatgtgcatatttgaggttgttacttctcttggcaatcttgattccaacttgtaatTCATCCAGAAGGAGTAGTATACCCATGAATTGTAAATGATTTTTACCATTctctttccaaaaaagaaaaaaatcattgttcGGTGAATAATTTCCATGCacagtgttgttttgttgctgtCATATTTCACACACAGGGACCTGTGCTCCATGGTGCTCTGATTTATTAAAGGCAGTTATAAAAGAATAGTTTCCTTAACTATGAGAATCACTGtctttgaaaatgcaaatatatattaattataaattataccCTTCTTGCTTTGTGCAGAGAAGAGAATGTTAACTGTTTTACTGTTAatgagaatgtttttattttattctacagCCCATTGCAAAAGTACTGCCAAGGAATTCGGCTTGACACAGACTTTTCTAAattcttactctttttttaatagataaaagaGTTATCTATTAGACAAGATCAAGGTGTTCAGGGTAGTATGGCCTTAGACAAGAGTTATCTgttagaaaaagaatagatgttATTTGTTCAAAGTTCAAGGAATATAAAAATGTGTGATGTGAAGGTCCACCTCTAGAGGGCACCACTGTTGATAGTTCAGTTATAGTCTCATGTTATCTCATCTCCATCTATCACCTTTTCTCTTCTTCGTGTTTTTTGTCCTCTGTTCATCTTAGATAACCAACTCTGAGTGTTTTCACCAGAGTGAAAAGTGCAGTTGTTACACACTTCTGAACTTATGTGGTTTCTGTTATTTCATCAGGAAGAAGTAAACGGAGACCCTGGAGAAGCTATCACAGCCGAGTTTGAAAACTCCAGTTGTGACGAAGCTGAAATTCTACACAAAGAGACTGAACATCTTTCACTTGGTGAAGTTGCCAGTAGTGAAGAAGATGAGAGTGAGTATGAGGActgtcaggaggaggaggaggactggCAGACGTGTTTGGAAGACAGCAGCGGCCCTGATGAGGAAGCCTGTGGCCAGGACTGCAAGGAGGGCCATACTGTGGATTCTGAGGCTCACGGAAGGAACGCCTCACAAAAGAGGCAAATACACAATTTTAGTCACTTGGTATCAAAGCAGGAATTGCTCAAGGTCTTTAAGCAGCTGCACTCTGGAAAGAAGGTGAAGGACGGACAGCTTACTGTTGGGCTGGTAAGATGAGATATGTCATAAAACTGATTCATGGGGGTCTGTATTCCCATGCACAGGAACCCCAGAGACCAGTCAGGCCCTGGTGTCACAGGGAACACTGAAGACTTCTTGTTGCCCATGGGCGTCGTGGGAGCAGGCCATGTGTGACAGGCAAAGCCCAACTCAAAGAATGAACTTTCTCAAGGCTTAAACTGGTTACACCCCTGTTCGTCTTAGTTACCTTCTGCAGTCTCCCAGTTAATCCCTCCATGTTTCGTGACTTACAAGAGATACCAGAATGCAAACTTTTAAGGTTGTCTTCTGCGCTCCggtccagtgttctttcctttaGATAGGGTAGGCTTTTGGCATCCTGTGATGCAGGCTTTTTAGATAGGGTAGGCTTTTGGCATCCTGTGATGATTGCCAACCTTAACTATAGACATTCCGTCTGACTTCCTTCTAGGTGGGCTATCCAAACGTTGGTAAGAGTTCAACAATCAACACCATCCTGGGCAACAAGAAGGTGTCTGTGTCTGCTACGCCTGGTCACACCAAGCATTTTCAGGTATTTCCACAGCATCAGCCTCGCATTTACTCCTCAGACAGTTCCTCCCTCTGAGTGTTTTCTGAAGTTCTTTGCCACTCGTGTGCTGCTCTTCTTCCCTTCCTGTGCCGTGGGCCCAGCCTAACGCCCTTACTTGTCCTTCAGACTCTCTATGTAGAACCTGGCCTCTGCTTGTGTGACTGCCCAGGCCTGGTGATGCCGTCCTTTGTCTCTACCAAAGCCGAGATGATTTGCAGTGGAATCCTCCCGATTGACCAGATGAGAGATCATGTCCCACCTGTATCACTAATATCCTTGGTGCTATGCCAAAATTGTGGTGGTTCTGTGTATATGGGAGCTTCAAAAAAATCTGGGTAATTAAacaggggaggaaaaaataatCCCTCCTTACATAATTGTAAGGATTAGAAACAAAGATTGTGTGATTTATCTCTGAATTAGGATTTTCTCACAAATCTGTAGTGTAT is a window encoding:
- the LSG1 gene encoding large subunit GTPase 1 homolog, which encodes MGRRRAPEGGTLGRALIRQQVQRSRSHRHTDSWLHTSELNDGYDWGRLNLHSVTEQSSLDDFLATAELAGTEFVAEKLNIKFVPPEARTGLLSFEENQRIKKLHEENKQFLCIPRRPKWDQKTSPEELKQAEKDNFLEWRRQLVRLEEEQNLILTPFERNLDFWRQLWRVIERSDIVVQIVDARNPLLFRCEDLECYVKTIDDNKENVILINKADLLTAEQRSAWAEFFEKENVKVIFWSALAEAIQLMGNSKEEVNGDPGEAITAEFENSSCDEAEILHKETEHLSLGEVASSEEDESEYEDCQEEEEDWQTCLEDSSGPDEEACGQDCKEGHTVDSEAHGRNASQKRQIHNFSHLVSKQELLKVFKQLHSGKKVKDGQLTVGLVGYPNVGKSSTINTILGNKKVSVSATPGHTKHFQTLYVEPGLCLCDCPGLVMPSFVSTKAEMICSGILPIDQMRDHVPPVSLISLNIPRHVLEATYGIDIIKPREDEDPQRPPTSEELLTAYGCMRGFMTAHGQPDQPRSARYVLKDYVSGKLLYCHPPPGRDPVTFQYQHQRLLQKKVNGGEIKLQVVRNKKAYQIENVVDKAFFHQENVRALTKGVQAVMGYKPGSGLMTAAAVSSERGAGKPWKKHGNRNKKEKSRRLYKHLDT